One Triticum aestivum cultivar Chinese Spring unplaced genomic scaffold, IWGSC CS RefSeq v2.1 scaffold25474, whole genome shotgun sequence genomic window carries:
- the LOC123172841 gene encoding glycine-rich protein DOT1, giving the protein MMPAMGKDIHFGSSIGGAGGTNTANGGNGGNIGAPASRADSCAKPQQELPSLTHQYAEQYVYAYPAPPAYGGPPKPPPAYRYGYGYGGGGSGGYSYGYGYPEPDGIWDEPAGAYGGGRYHPPQPPYYHGGGRGGYPSPQFGRGAGAGSYSYYGGGGGGGGGYPPSSSPTAGGGGGGGGHGVSNAYGGPPQQKPYVSAGWLAAGAATAYGAYQHHMRKHHGGGGHGYRHGHGGYDDGCTCGGDGYGYGCRGCAPHMHMHGEFEHEEHTNIKYSAHHDGKCNDAVKKKCNDAASSPPVTVLDK; this is encoded by the exons ATGATGCCTGCAATGGGAAAGGATATACACTTCGGATCATCAATTGGTGGCGCTGGTGGCACGAACACTGCTAATGGTGGTAATGGTGGCAATATTGGTGCTCCTGCCTCGCGGGCCGACTCTTGCGCCAAGCCGCAGCAGGAGCTACCATCTCTGACACATCAGTATGCGGAACAATACGTGTATGCATACCCAGCACCACCGGCATACGGCGGCCCTCCAAAGCCCCCGCCGGCGTATCGCTATGGCTATGGGTATGGTGGAGGTGGTTCTGGTGGGTACAGCTACGGCTACGGCTACCCCGAGCCCGATGGTATTTGGGATGAACCTGCTGGGGCATACGGCGGCGGCAGATACCACCCACCACAGCCGCCGTATTATCATGGCGGCGGTCGTGGTGGGTACCCTTCTCCTCAGTTTGGTCGTGGAGCTGGTGCTGGTAGCTATAGCTActacggcggtggcggtggcggtgggggCGGATATCCTCCCAGTTCATCTCCGACTGCAG ggggaggaggaggcggcggcggtcatggagTCAGCAACGCCTACGGAGGGCCGCCGCAGCAGAAGCCGTACGTGAGCGCGGGGTGGCTAGCCGCCGGAGCTGCTACCGCCTATGGAGCGTACCAGCACCACATGCGCAAACATCACGGAGGAGGAGGACATGGGTACAGGCATGGGCACGGAGGATACGACGACGGTTGTACTTGTGGCGGCGATGGTTACGGTTATGGCTGCCGTGGCTGTGCCCCCCATATGCATATGCATGGCGAGTTCGAGCACGAAGAGCACACCAATATCAAGTACTCTGCTCATCATGACGGCAAGTGCAATGACGCCGTGAAAAAAAAGTGCAATGACGCCGCCAGCAGCCCGCCCGTTACAGTATTGGATAAATGA